A DNA window from Helianthus annuus cultivar XRQ/B chromosome 15, HanXRQr2.0-SUNRISE, whole genome shotgun sequence contains the following coding sequences:
- the LOC110914558 gene encoding uncharacterized protein LOC110914558, translating to MNSDGFFFFKFDSKEGMAKVLEGGPWLIRKVPLFLNVWSPSVSLKEGIKTVPVWVKMFNVPISVYTDDGLSLLASKIGNPKRLDGYTADMCAYSWGRSSFARALIEIDADHELKDHIVVAIPKLDEDGYITEKVKIEYEWQPQRCSICCIFGHNDQTCAKNVQNKEKQVVIDEDGFTVDKRKVARGGMMHKKQKPKQKFVYRPKVNKFGPSTSGTKQDKEDDTRNEKVQTQNPFDALHMDDGEADVCITRKVGDGKSSGIENNGKASRVDDEVVETVPTEMSAFMRCERQTQSEGASTPGHNGVNG from the coding sequence ATGAATTCCGatggtttctttttctttaagtttgattCGAAGGAGGGTATGGCCAAAGTGCTGGAAGGGGGCCCATGGTTAATCAGGAAAGTTCCTTTATTCTTGAATGTATGGTCGCCGTCTGTTAGTTTGAAGGAGGGTATCAAAACTGTCCCGGTGTGGGTAAAAATGTTTAATGTCCCTATTTCTGTCTACACAGATGATGGCTTGAGTCTATTAGCATCCAAGATAGGGAACCCAAAGAGACTTGATGGCTACACGGCTGATATGTGTGCGTATAGTTGGGGAAGGAGCAGTTTTGCTCGGGCATTAATTGAGATAGATGCGGATCATGAACTGAAAGATCATATTGTTGTAGCCATACCGAAGCTTGATGAAGATGGGTACATTACTGAAAAGGTGAAAATTGAATATGAATGGCAGCCACAACGTTGTTCGATTTGTTGTATTTTTGGCCATAATGACCAGACATGTGCCAAGAATGTCCAAAATAAAGAGAAACAAGTGGTTATTGATGAGGATGGCTTCACTGTGGACAAGAGGAAGGTGGCTCGTGGGGGTATGATGCACAAGAAGCAAAAGCCAAAGCAGAAATTCGTTTATAGACCTAAAGTGAACAAGTTTGGGCCGAGCACATCAGGCACGAAACAGGATAAGGAGGATGATACTAGGAATGAAAAGGTGCAAACCCAAAACCCTTTTGATGCTTTACATATGGATGATGGGGAGGCGGATGTCTGTATCACGCGAAAAGTTGGTGACGGAAAGTCGAGTGGGATAGAAAATAATGGAAAAGCTTCTCGAGTGGATGATGAGGTGGTGGAAACGGTTCCTACTGAAATGTCTGCTTTTATGCGATGCGAGCGGCAAACACaatctgagggggcaagcactcccggtcacAATGGTGTTAATGGATAG